From a region of the bacterium genome:
- a CDS encoding RluA family pseudouridine synthase, whose translation MKEFVYKEVGKRERVDVYLKHCLGVSRAKIQELIKDGRVQVNGVELKASYYLRDNDIILVEETIDSLKTLKVEPQKGLLSILYEDSHIIVLNKPSGLVTHPVRTGSEETLLNYILFHTLLVGGGSLRPGVVHRLDKETSGVILFTKTEFAYENIVAQFKNRQVEKEYIALVKGSFSSPLKEVEMVISKDKREPLKMGEGFLRGKKSITRLRAVGYMRDKNISLVKAEPITGRTHQIRLVLSSLGFPIIGDKKYGVLSPLISRVGLHSSKISLIHPENGSRISFTAPLPTDMLNIVNSEILKEL comes from the coding sequence GTGAAAGAGTTTGTCTACAAAGAAGTTGGGAAGAGAGAACGGGTAGATGTTTATCTGAAGCATTGTTTGGGTGTTTCACGAGCAAAAATACAAGAATTGATCAAAGATGGAAGGGTGCAGGTTAACGGAGTGGAGTTAAAGGCATCCTACTATCTTAGAGACAATGATATAATTTTGGTTGAAGAGACAATAGATTCATTGAAGACACTTAAAGTTGAGCCTCAAAAAGGACTTTTAAGTATACTTTATGAAGATTCCCACATTATTGTTTTGAATAAACCATCTGGGTTAGTTACTCACCCTGTTCGTACTGGCTCGGAAGAGACTCTGTTAAATTATATTCTTTTTCATACTCTGCTTGTAGGGGGTGGTTCTTTAAGGCCTGGGGTGGTGCATAGATTGGATAAAGAGACTTCAGGGGTTATCCTCTTTACAAAAACAGAGTTTGCTTACGAAAATATTGTTGCTCAATTTAAAAACAGGCAGGTTGAAAAAGAATATATTGCTCTGGTTAAGGGTTCTTTTTCTTCTCCATTGAAAGAAGTTGAGATGGTAATCTCTAAAGACAAAAGAGAGCCACTTAAGATGGGAGAAGGTTTTTTGAGGGGCAAAAAAAGTATTACAAGATTAAGAGCAGTTGGTTATATGAGGGATAAAAATATCTCGCTGGTTAAAGCAGAACCGATAACAGGAAGGACTCACCAGATAAGACTTGTGCTTTCTTCTTTAGGGTTTCCTATAATTGGAGATAAAAAATATGGTGTTTTATCTCCATTGATAAGTAGAGTAGGTCTACATTCTTCTAAAATTTCTTTGATACATCCAGAAAATGGAAGTCGCATCTCTTTTACTGCACCACTGCCAACAGATATG